From the Primulina tabacum isolate GXHZ01 chromosome 15, ASM2559414v2, whole genome shotgun sequence genome, one window contains:
- the LOC142525888 gene encoding agamous-like MADS-box protein AGL18, producing MEKLKQKEDQHVLGRNLDSMSREDLQELEQQLNEGLLCIKDRKEAILVQKLQKSRDNELQSMQENVTLRQKVENLERLCAPISYQQPILLEYQLKGQSNFELGQGVASPQLACDTSTGDADLVDTTLQLGPSTSKVCGKRKTPCEERRSNADTFLSI from the exons ATGGAAAAGCTCAAACAAAAGGAGGACCA GCATGTGTTGGGGAGGAATCTCGATAGCATGAGTCGCGAAGATTTGCAAGAACTCGAACAACAACTAAACGAAGGGTTATTGTGCATTAAGGATAGGAAG GAGGCAATATTGGTCCAGAAACTTCAAAAATCAAGGGATAAT gAGCTACAATCCATGCAGGAGAATGTGACTTTACGCCAAAAG GTTGAAAACCTTGAAAGGCTTTGTGCCCCGATCAGCTATCAACAACCAATTCTTCTCGAGTACCAGTTGAAGGGGCAGAGCAACTTCGAGCTCGGACAAGGCGTTGCCAGTCCCCAACTAGCTTGCGATACTAGCACTGGAGATGCAGACTTAGTGGACACCACCCTGCAATTGGG GCCTTCAACTTCCAAGGTTTGTGGAAAAAGGAAAACTCCATGCGAGGAAAGAAGAAGCAATGCCGATACTTTTCTTTCGATATAG
- the LOC142525889 gene encoding agamous-like MADS-box protein AGL15 translates to MASEKMDSAEKITEGKSSSGIKSAFIKRRDCLIKKASELAILCGSEVAIIGYSNDGKLFEYASSEYALYAAIFVSENSFSVVSLGFIHVMAKIMKRFEECQRIKKGVPVNHDPERQEDVLREEMEKLKQKEDQHVLGRNLDSMSREDLQELEQQLNEGLLCIKDRKEAILVQKLQKSRDNELQSMQENVTLRQKVENLERLCAPISYQQPILLEYQLKGQSNFELGQGVASPQLACDTSTGDADLVDTNLQLG, encoded by the exons ATGGcttctgagaagatggattccGCAGAGAAAATTACCGAGGGCAAAAGTAGCAGCGGCATCAAAAGTGCGTTCATCAAGAGGCGTGATTGTTTGATTAAGAAGGCGAGTGAATTAGCTATTCTCTGCGGTTCCGAAGTTGCCATTATTGGATACTCCAACGACGGGAAGTTGTTCGAATATGCTAGTTCCGAGTACGCCCTCTATGCTGCTATCTTCGTTTCTGAGAATTCCTTTTCTGTTGTTTCTTTGGGATTTATTCATGT CATGGCGAAAATAATGAAGAGATTTGAAGAGTGCCAGCGAATTAAAAAAGGTGTTCCGGTGAACCACGATCCAGAG AGGCAAGAGGATGTTCTGAGAGAAGAGATGGAAAAGCTCAAACAAAAGGAGGACCA GCATGTGTTGGGGAGGAATCTCGATAGCATGAGTCGCGAAGATTTGCAAGAACTCGAACAACAACTAAACGAAGGGTTATTGTGCATTAAGGATAGGAAG GAGGCAATATTGGTCCAGAAACTTCAAAAATCAAGGGATAAT gAGCTACAATCCATGCAGGAGAATGTGACTTTACGCCAAAAG GTTGAAAACCTTGAAAGGCTTTGTGCCCCGATCAGCTATCAACAACCAATTCTTCTCGAGTACCAGTTGAAGGGGCAGAGCAACTTCGAGCTCGGACAAGGCGTTGCCAGTCCCCAACTAGCTTGCGATACTAGCACTGGAGATGCAGACTTAGTGGACACCAACCTGCAATTGGGGTAA